Proteins encoded in a region of the Quercus lobata isolate SW786 chromosome 8, ValleyOak3.0 Primary Assembly, whole genome shotgun sequence genome:
- the LOC115954588 gene encoding disease resistance protein At4g27190-like isoform X2: protein MDIEGVDDEKNVYVCLKWSYVRLKRKTKFCFLLCSLFPEDYDISIEELARYVMGLDEFGTITCLEEARNEVRVIINNLKDSYLLLESNRETHVKMHDMVCDVALWIVSKGENEFMLRVCTRLEKNENFDSMTAISLMTSNPEHLPNKIACPRLKILLLGRNELDFSEVSDTLFAEVNVLKVLSLRLKFLSSQSLNLFSNLRSLYLAGCNFTNIYSLGKLKRLEVLSFYHCRMDALPNELGELKNLRLLDLMRCDQQNPIQPGLLQRLSVLEELYIVKDSFKDWDDEERQAKRCNVKLSELSSLSRLIVLSLHLSLTRVPIGFVFPNLQRYDISINSFYGYHIFTGHQIPEYPYSRILRIINLDASSPNAFKLLFRSVEYLLIDSCGMEYLIDIAGGNHAVMFSNLVKLSLQNLSCLRTICQGPTHQLTFSNLIVLDLNYCRLLTELLSPVVAQSLGKLENLKLSNCDALKQIISKEDRTLLHSQNQHICLPKLRILEIVGCNQLEYIFPMTVARGFPQLETLRMSKLPQLKQVIGHEDEGEVVDGNDVILSKLRWLILEDLPNFGTLYRGTCSSMWPSLEVLKVVNCPEMKSSFAADLEANMQALGKKLKVLHVEGRLCDIALLLLTQGLLNLEDLGINNCEELEELFKPAGFLSQGNYQDELLLSRLTVSRMIRSYQRLISSTHSFHD, encoded by the exons ATGGATATAGAAGGTGTTGATgatgaaaaaaatgtttatgtATGTCTTAAGTGGAGTTACGTTCGTTTAAAGCGCAAAACCAAGTTTTGCtttttgttgtgttctttatttccAGAAGATTATGACATTTCTATTGAAGAATTAGCTAGATATGTGATGGGGCTAGATGAATTTGGAACCATTACCTGTCTTGAAGAAGCGAGGAATGAAGTGCGTGTGATAATTAATAACCTCAAAGATTCTTATTTGTTGTTAGAAAGTAATCGAGAAACACATGTGAAAATGCATGACATGGTTTGTGATGTTGCCTTGTGGATAGTATCCAAAGGAGAAAATGAATTCATGCTAAGAGTCTGCACTCGTTTAGAGAAGAATGAAAACTTTGATAGTATGACAGCAATATCCTTGATGACTTCAAACCCTGAACATCTTCCCAATAAAATAGCATGTCCAAGActcaaaattttgttattgggaCGAAATGAATTAGACTTCAGTGAAGTTTCCGACACGTTGTTTGCAGAGGTGAATGTTCTCAAAGTTTTAAGTCTACGACTAAAATTCTTGTCATCACAATCTCTTAACTTGTTTTCGAACCTTCGAAGCCTGTATTTGGCAGGCTGCAATTTTACCAACATCTATTCCTTGGGAAAGCTTAAAAGACTTGAGGTTTTGAGCTTTTACCATTGTCGTATGGATGCATTGCCAAATGAATTGGGGGAACTGAAGAATTTAAGACTGTTAGATTTGATGAGATGTGACCAACAAAACCCGATTCAGCCAGGTCTATTACAAAGATTATCCGTACTAGAGGAGCTATACATTGTTAAAGACAGCTTCAAAGATTGGGATGATGAAGAAAGACAAGCAAAAAGATGCAATGTTAAATTATCAGAGTTAAGTTCACTATCTCGCTTGATTGTGCTCTCTTTACACTTGAGCTTGACCCGTGTTCCTATAGGCTTTGTTTTTCCAAACCTGCAAAGATATGACATATCTATTAACAGTTTCTATGGGTATCACATATTTACTGGCCATCAAATTCCAGAATATCCATACTCCAGAATCTTAAGAATCATCAATTTGGATGCTTCCTCTCCTAATGCATTCAAGCTATTGTTCCGTAGTGTGGAATATCTTTTAATTGATTCTTGTGGGATGGAATACCTCATTGATATAGCTGGAGGAAACCATGCTGTTATGTTCTCTAATTTGGTCAAACTATCTCTTCAAAATTTGAGCTGTCTGAGGACAATATGCCAGGGACCCACCCATCAGTTAACCTTCAGCAATCTCATAGTATTAGACTTAAATTATTGCAGGTTATTGACCGAGCTACTCTCACCCGTCGTTGCTCAAAGTCTAGGAAAGTTGGAAAATCTAAAGCTCTCAAACTGCGATGCACTGAAGCAAATAATTTCAAAGGAAGACAGAACGCTATTGCATAGTCAAAATCAACATATATGCCTCCCGAAATTAAGAATTCTTGAAATAGTTGGATGCAATCAACTAGAATATATCTTTCCAATGACAGTTGCTCGAGGCTTTCCACAACTAGAAACGCTTAGAATGAGTAAACTCCCTCAATTAAAGCAAGTAATTGGCCatgaagatgaaggagaagTTGTGGATGGGAATGATGTCATACTATCGAAGTTGAGATGGTTAATCCTTGAGGACTTGCCAAATTTTGGCACTTTATATCGAGGAACTTGTTCTTCAATGTGGCCATCTTTGGAGGTGCTAAAAGTGGTGAACTGCCCTGAGATGAAGTCATCATTTGCTGCTGATCTGGAAGCTAATATGCAAGCTCTAGGGAAg AAATTAAAAGTGTTGCATGTGGAAGGCAGACTGTGTGACATAGCTCTACTTCTCTTGACTCAAGGTTTGTTAAATCTTGAAGATTTGGGAATTAATAACTGTGAAGAATTAGAAGAGCTGTTTAAGCCTGCAGGATTTCTTTCCCAAGGAAATTATCAAGACGAATTGTTGCTCTCAAGATTAACAGTGTCAAG GATGATCAGATCTTACCAGAGGCTCATCTCCAGCACACATTCTTTCCACGACTAG
- the LOC115954588 gene encoding disease resistance protein At4g27190-like isoform X1: MDIEGVDDEKNVYVCLKWSYVRLKRKTKFCFLLCSLFPEDYDISIEELARYVMGLDEFGTITCLEEARNEVRVIINNLKDSYLLLESNRETHVKMHDMVCDVALWIVSKGENEFMLRVCTRLEKNENFDSMTAISLMTSNPEHLPNKIACPRLKILLLGRNELDFSEVSDTLFAEVNVLKVLSLRLKFLSSQSLNLFSNLRSLYLAGCNFTNIYSLGKLKRLEVLSFYHCRMDALPNELGELKNLRLLDLMRCDQQNPIQPGLLQRLSVLEELYIVKDSFKDWDDEERQAKRCNVKLSELSSLSRLIVLSLHLSLTRVPIGFVFPNLQRYDISINSFYGYHIFTGHQIPEYPYSRILRIINLDASSPNAFKLLFRSVEYLLIDSCGMEYLIDIAGGNHAVMFSNLVKLSLQNLSCLRTICQGPTHQLTFSNLIVLDLNYCRLLTELLSPVVAQSLGKLENLKLSNCDALKQIISKEDRTLLHSQNQHICLPKLRILEIVGCNQLEYIFPMTVARGFPQLETLRMSKLPQLKQVIGHEDEGEVVDGNDVILSKLRWLILEDLPNFGTLYRGTCSSMWPSLEVLKVVNCPEMKSSFAADLEANMQALGKKLKVLHVEGRLCDIALLLLTQGLLNLEDLGINNCEELEELFKPAGFLSQGNYQDELLLSRLTVSRCKRLRKLFTLTIAQSLQKLRFLNIDSCDELEHLITQDDQILPEAHLQHTFFPRLVDVSVNECNKMTCLFPVTIADGLLRLRRVEVKGASQFVEVFAQKDERDGQIRKDVLLPKLKYLTFTRLPRLVNLCPRNYHFTLPSLCRLDLDVLTCPDITDRFTSALDDVVHVNGESSR, from the exons ATGGATATAGAAGGTGTTGATgatgaaaaaaatgtttatgtATGTCTTAAGTGGAGTTACGTTCGTTTAAAGCGCAAAACCAAGTTTTGCtttttgttgtgttctttatttccAGAAGATTATGACATTTCTATTGAAGAATTAGCTAGATATGTGATGGGGCTAGATGAATTTGGAACCATTACCTGTCTTGAAGAAGCGAGGAATGAAGTGCGTGTGATAATTAATAACCTCAAAGATTCTTATTTGTTGTTAGAAAGTAATCGAGAAACACATGTGAAAATGCATGACATGGTTTGTGATGTTGCCTTGTGGATAGTATCCAAAGGAGAAAATGAATTCATGCTAAGAGTCTGCACTCGTTTAGAGAAGAATGAAAACTTTGATAGTATGACAGCAATATCCTTGATGACTTCAAACCCTGAACATCTTCCCAATAAAATAGCATGTCCAAGActcaaaattttgttattgggaCGAAATGAATTAGACTTCAGTGAAGTTTCCGACACGTTGTTTGCAGAGGTGAATGTTCTCAAAGTTTTAAGTCTACGACTAAAATTCTTGTCATCACAATCTCTTAACTTGTTTTCGAACCTTCGAAGCCTGTATTTGGCAGGCTGCAATTTTACCAACATCTATTCCTTGGGAAAGCTTAAAAGACTTGAGGTTTTGAGCTTTTACCATTGTCGTATGGATGCATTGCCAAATGAATTGGGGGAACTGAAGAATTTAAGACTGTTAGATTTGATGAGATGTGACCAACAAAACCCGATTCAGCCAGGTCTATTACAAAGATTATCCGTACTAGAGGAGCTATACATTGTTAAAGACAGCTTCAAAGATTGGGATGATGAAGAAAGACAAGCAAAAAGATGCAATGTTAAATTATCAGAGTTAAGTTCACTATCTCGCTTGATTGTGCTCTCTTTACACTTGAGCTTGACCCGTGTTCCTATAGGCTTTGTTTTTCCAAACCTGCAAAGATATGACATATCTATTAACAGTTTCTATGGGTATCACATATTTACTGGCCATCAAATTCCAGAATATCCATACTCCAGAATCTTAAGAATCATCAATTTGGATGCTTCCTCTCCTAATGCATTCAAGCTATTGTTCCGTAGTGTGGAATATCTTTTAATTGATTCTTGTGGGATGGAATACCTCATTGATATAGCTGGAGGAAACCATGCTGTTATGTTCTCTAATTTGGTCAAACTATCTCTTCAAAATTTGAGCTGTCTGAGGACAATATGCCAGGGACCCACCCATCAGTTAACCTTCAGCAATCTCATAGTATTAGACTTAAATTATTGCAGGTTATTGACCGAGCTACTCTCACCCGTCGTTGCTCAAAGTCTAGGAAAGTTGGAAAATCTAAAGCTCTCAAACTGCGATGCACTGAAGCAAATAATTTCAAAGGAAGACAGAACGCTATTGCATAGTCAAAATCAACATATATGCCTCCCGAAATTAAGAATTCTTGAAATAGTTGGATGCAATCAACTAGAATATATCTTTCCAATGACAGTTGCTCGAGGCTTTCCACAACTAGAAACGCTTAGAATGAGTAAACTCCCTCAATTAAAGCAAGTAATTGGCCatgaagatgaaggagaagTTGTGGATGGGAATGATGTCATACTATCGAAGTTGAGATGGTTAATCCTTGAGGACTTGCCAAATTTTGGCACTTTATATCGAGGAACTTGTTCTTCAATGTGGCCATCTTTGGAGGTGCTAAAAGTGGTGAACTGCCCTGAGATGAAGTCATCATTTGCTGCTGATCTGGAAGCTAATATGCAAGCTCTAGGGAAg AAATTAAAAGTGTTGCATGTGGAAGGCAGACTGTGTGACATAGCTCTACTTCTCTTGACTCAAGGTTTGTTAAATCTTGAAGATTTGGGAATTAATAACTGTGAAGAATTAGAAGAGCTGTTTAAGCCTGCAGGATTTCTTTCCCAAGGAAATTATCAAGACGAATTGTTGCTCTCAAGATTAACAGTGTCAAGGTGTAAGCGATTAAGAAAGCTCTTCACACTAACCATTGCTCAAAGTTTACAGAAATTGAGATTTCTCAATATAGATAGTTGTGATGAATTAGAGCATTTAATTACTCAGGATGATCAGATCTTACCAGAGGCTCATCTCCAGCACACATTCTTTCCACGACTAGTTGACGTCAGTGTCAATGAGTGCAACAAAATGACGTGTCTCTTCCCTGTGACCATTGCTGATGGTCTGCTACGGCTACGACGTGTAGAAGTAAAAGGAGCCTCTCAATTTGTGGAAGTATTTGCccaaaaagatgaaagagatggCCAAATTCGAAAAGATGTCTTACTCCCTAAACTGAAGTACTTGACATTCACACGATTACCACGCCTTGTCAACCTTTGCCCAAGGAACTACCATTTTACACTGCCATCTTTATGTCGGTTAGATTTGGACGTGCTAACTTGTCCAGACATCACTGACCGTTTTACCAGTGCTTTAGACGATGTCGTGCATGTAAATGGAGAG TCCTCCAGATAG
- the LOC115956353 gene encoding uncharacterized protein LOC115956353, with product MGLKRKPPTSLFDLLEGQPGKGAQGTPQSNAPSPLPQPQTTQTRSSSIKSQSQSPRPKLPAPPQPSLPPRSEGTDSKRKRSLKGKETMDGGKSQPSKEREEAPRAKQLKIEHQSKGKETEAQSSQGKGKGIEAQSLPSAWLPAPMLHGGPLLETASMRDLGDGEGGYVADALGRTMLLPTDVDGLKKMRMQEVFLSMKRHLGMALQATYRMEEEVDKQSKVAENERSKRLEATRTLKASEDDLAKAKAALTEAIRDRDSASACLASAQKQAENQTKRLLEAENQLRIAKEQISDLNKRLILAENDKGVAEYARDKAMRAKQEAEFARNEAEAAKETAEDEGYNAGVADTHASLKAQIPGRAGVDASSDLWKAENIFYPTAIREATSTSSKAVSDQHEGGVTQSETVQVGASPGEPFKGGEFQDVIEASQRTDPEIPKEVAKHVVGTQVPNAEEPAILAQPLQAIPLAVVPKNIDTDLAQSSPEGTVLQGVEVDPVPPS from the exons atgggacttaagagaaagcccccgaccaGCTTATTCGACCTCCTCGAGGGTCAACCGGGGAAGGGTGCGCAGGGAACTCCGCAATCCAATGCTCCGTCCCCACTACCTCAGCCCCAGACTACCCAGACTAGGTCATCCTCCATAAAGTCACAGTCACAATCCCCccgccccaaacttcctgctcctcccCAACCATCTCTGCCTCCTCGGTCGGAGGGCactgattcaaagagaaagaggagtctcAAGGGTAAGGAAACCATGGatgggggaaaatcccaaccttctaagGAAAGGGAGGAAGCCCCGCGTGCGAAACAATTGAAGATTGAGCACCAAAGCAAGGGTAAGGAGACCGAAGCCCAATCTTcccaaggcaagggaaaggggatcgAGGCCCAATCCTTGCCAAGCGCCTGGCTTCccgccccaatgctccacgggggGCCACTGCTGGAAACTGcgtccatgagggaccttggagatggcgaaGGTGGTTATGTGGCAGACGCACTAGGGAGGACCATGCTACTTCCCACCGACGTGGATGggttgaagaaaatgaggatgcaggaggttttcctcagCATGAAGAGgcacttgggcatg gctctccaggccaccTACAGGATGGAGGAGGAAGTGGACAAGCAGAGTAAGGTGGCCGAGAATGAACGCTCCAAGCGCTTAGAGGCCACGCGGACTCTCAAAGCTTCCGAGGACGACCTTGCCAAGGCCAAGGCTGCCTTAACAGAAGCTATCCGAGATAGGGATAGCGCCTCGGCGTGTTTAGCtagcgcccaaaaacaggccgaaaaccaaacaaaacgtCTGCTAGAAGCCGAGAATCAGTTGCGAATAgccaaggagcagatcagtgatttaaataaaagactGATCTTGGCAGAGAATGACAAAGGTGTGGCGGAGTATGCCCGGGACAAAGCCATGAGGGCCAAGCaggaggctgagtttgccagaAACGAGGCTGAGGCTGCCAAGGAAACGGCCGAGGATGAGGGTTACAATGCGGGGGTAGCTGACACCCATGCCTCCCTCAAAGCCCAAATTCCCGGA cgagctggggtggatgcttcgTCCGATTTGTGGAAAGCggagaacatattctaccctacAGCCATCCGTGAGGCCACCTCCACCAGCTCTAAGGCTGTGAGCGACCAACATGAGGGAGGGGTCACTCAGTCGGAAACTGTACAGGTCGGCGCCTCTCCTGGCGAGCCGTTTAAAGGGGGAGAGTTTCAGGATGTGATAGAAGCATCTCAGCGTACGGATCCCGAGATACCTAAAGAGGTTGCTAAGCATGTGGTCGGCACTCAGGTGCCTAATGCCGAAGAGCCAGCCATACTTGCCCAGCCCCTACAGGCaattccccttgctgtggtcccCAAGAACATCGACACCGATCTTGCTCAgtcttccccagaagggactgTCCTCCAGGGCGTCGAAGTTGATCCCGTTCCACCTTCTTAG
- the LOC115956351 gene encoding probable disease resistance protein At1g61180: protein MESATSILFEIGKYTVKPIKRQVSYLFHLNTIFNDLRKAKEELVSIQAIVQERVERARMNTEVTEIIVQEWLTNVNQVVADVHTLENKIEENKKSRNYRFPKWIGRYKLSKEATQKTTTIRKLHLEGNFTQVAHRAPTPGIEIFMSSDFEMFESRKMTFQRIMEALCDNNSYSIGVCGMGGVGKTTLVKEVHKKAKESNLFNDIVMTTVSLTPDIRRIQGEIADQLNLKLDEESSSARANRICLRIKSVEKILIILDDVWKDVELEVIGIPFHDDHKGCKILLTTRNDHVCNLMDCGRKIPLNFLSDKESLALIKKIACIIDDYPPLNDVVMKVVKECKGLPIAIVTVGKALARKPLNDWKVAPSN from the coding sequence ATGGAATCTGCCACCTCCATTTTATTTGAGATTGGAAAGTATACTGTGAAGCCGATAAAACGTCAAGTTAGCTATTTGTTTCATCTCAACACTATCTTCAATGATCTTaggaaagcaaaagaagaaCTGGTATCGATACAAGCAATAGTGCAAGAACGAGTTGAGAGGGCCAGAATGAATACTGAAGTTACAGAAATAATTGTACAAGAGTGGCTCACAAATGTGAACCAAGTAGTGGCAGACGTGCATactttagaaaataaaatagaagaaaacaagaaatccAGAAATTATCGGTTTCCTAAATGGATTGGGCGATACAAATTAAGCAAGGAAGCCACCCAGAAGACAACGACTATAAGAAAACTCCATCTTGAGGGCAATTTTACCCAGGTTGCCCACCGTGCTCCAACTCCTGGTATAGAAATCTTTATGTCTAGTGATTTTGAAATGTTTGAATcaagaaaaatgacttttcaaCGAATTATGGAGGCATTATGTGACAATAATAGTTACAGTATTGGAGTATGTGGTATGGGAGGGGTTGGGAAGACAACCTTGGTGAAGGAAGTACATAAGAAAGCCAAAGAATCAAATCTTTTTAATGATATTGTGATGACTACTGTGTCCTTGACTCCAGACATTAGAAGAATTCAAGGGGAAATTGCAGACCAATTAAATCTAAAACTTGATGAGGAGAGCAGTTCAGCAAGAGCAAATCGAATATGCTTAAGAATAAAGAGTGTAGAAAAGATTCTCATAATCTTGGATGATGTCTGGAAAGACGTTGAGTTGGAAGTTATTGGAATTCCATTTCATGATGATCACAAGGGTTGCAAGATTCTTCTGACTACAAGGAATGACCATGTGTGCAATTTAATGGATTGTGGAAGGAAGATTCCCTTGAACTTCTTATCAGATAAAGAATCATTGgctttaataaagaaaattgcatGTATAATTGATGACTATCCTCCTTTGAATGATGTGGTGATGAAAGTTGTTAAAGAGTGCAAAGGTTTGCCTATTGCAATTGTTACAGTGGGAAAGGCTCTAGCAAGAAAACCTCTCAATGACTGGAAGGTAGCCCCAAGCAACTAG